In Solanum pennellii chromosome 3, SPENNV200, a single window of DNA contains:
- the LOC107013754 gene encoding uncharacterized protein LOC107013754, with amino-acid sequence MATLQKFKLLATQCVVAGSPTRSPTTSPVIHLRRRKTLRMLLSGGGGGGSGNSVSSGDDASPDRISGDGDSPDQVKKLVGSHKLKDLFVSSPPSPEKRGEIWPEIDCAGGGGIGSAVRGIGVRSMRPLSATFRQRLLKRVWRPMLVSIPE; translated from the coding sequence ATGGCGACTCTGCAGAAATTCAAATTATTAGCTACACAATGTGTGGTAGCGGGGAGTCCGACTCGAAGCCCAACAACTAGCCCAGTTATTCACCTCCGTCGCCGGAAAACTCTCCGTATGCTCCTCAGCGGCGGAGGCGGAGGCGGAAGTGGGAATTCGGTGTCGTCCGGAGACGATGCTTCACCGGATCGGATTTCCGGCGATGGAGATTCgccggatcaagtaaagaaacTGGTAGGAAGCCATAAGCTTAAGGATTTGTTCGTTTCGTCTCCTCCATCGCCGGAAAAGAGAGGGGAAATTTGGCCGGAAATCGATTGTGCCGGCGGTGGTGGTATTGGATCGGCGGTAAGAGGAATCGGAGTCCGGTCGATGCGGCCGTTGTCGGCGACATTCCGGCAACGATTGCTTAAAAGGGTTTGGCGACCAATGCTTGTGAGTATACCGGAATAA